The following coding sequences are from one Euwallacea fornicatus isolate EFF26 chromosome 8, ASM4011564v1, whole genome shotgun sequence window:
- the LOC136340741 gene encoding V-type proton ATPase subunit D-like, with amino-acid sequence MSASDRLPIFPSRGAQMLMKMRLKGAQTGHSLLKKKADALQMRFRMILSKIIETKTLMGEVMKEAAFSLAEAKFTTGDFNQVVLQNVTKAQIKIRTKKDNVAGVTLPVFESYQDGTDTYELAGLARGGQQLAKLKKNYQNAVKLLVELASLQTSFVTLDEVIKITNRRVNAIEHVIIPKIENTLQYIISELDEVEREEFYRLKKIQDKKKIIKAQKEKIQAELKARGLLAQQQQPANILDEGDEDILF; translated from the exons ATGTCTGCAAGTGACAGGTTGCCTATTTTTCCCTCTCGGGG CGCACAAATGTTAATGAAAATGCGACTGAAAGGAGCACAAACTGGACACagcttattaaaaaagaaagctGACGCCTTGCAAATGCGATTCCGTATGATTCTTAGCAAAATTATTGAG aCCAAAACCTTGATGGGTGAAGTTATGAAAGAAGCAGCTTTTTCACTGGCAGAAGCAAAGTTCACCACTGGAGACTTTAATCAGGTTGTGTTGCAAAATGTCACCAAGGCTCAAATTAAGATCAGAACAAAGAAAGACAATGTGGCTG GTGTTACATTGCCAGTTTTTGAATCATACCAAGATGGTACAGACACATATGAATTGGCAGGGTTAGCCAGGGGTGGGCAACAATTGGCCAAGTTGAAGAAGAACTATCAGAACGCAGTTAAACTATTGGTTGAGTTAGCTTCTTTGCAAACTTCATTTGTGACCCTGGATGAAGTAATTAAAATCACAAATAGAAGAGTAAATGCCATTGAACATG TAATTATtccgaaaatagaaaatactcTGCAATACATTATTTCTGAATTGGATGAGGTTGAAAGAGAAGAATTCTACCgtttgaagaaaattcaagacaagaaaaaaattattaaagcacaaaaagagaaaattcagGCAGAACTTAAGGCCCGTGGACTCTTGGCTCAGCAACAACAACCAGCCAACATTTTGGATGAAGGGGATGAAGACATCTTATTTTAA